The DNA window GGCTGGAAGAGCATTTTGGTGCAGTACCATCCACTTTTGCCGATCGCCAATAATGCGCCGGCCACTGTGAGGCTTTCCGGGCAACCGTAGGCGGCCGTCGCTGCGACTGCGCCCGTAGACATAGGCCCCGGCATAACTGGGGTGACGCAGCATGTCGCCGATCGCCGTATTGTTAGGCCTGCTCCAACAGACATCACCCTTCTCAGGACCGCTGCGGATACGGTCGGGAAGCGCGATGTCATGATCGACAAGGTAACGTAAAACACCGCTAATCGAACGACGCTTTTCGAAGACAGCAAAGACAAGGCGGATAATCCTTTGCACCTCCTCGTCCGGAT is part of the Rhizobium favelukesii genome and encodes:
- a CDS encoding recombinase family protein is translated as MSEAELHILKSRMHEGRKAKARRGELTLGLPRGYVLKPSGEVALDPDEEVQRIIRLVFAVFEKRRSISGVLRYLVDHDIALPDRIRSGPEKGDVCWSRPNNTAIGDMLRHPSYAGAYVYGRSRSDGRLRLPGKPHSGRRIIGDRQKWMVLHQNALPA